A genomic segment from Streptomyces sp. NBC_00459 encodes:
- a CDS encoding DUF58 domain-containing protein, with translation MSAGAPGHQEDDQGDKGGVRTALAGLTTRGRSFLAAGVAAAICAYVLGQSDLLRVGLLLSVLPLVCATVLYRTRYRVAGSRRLSPARVPAAAEARVHLRMDNVSRLPTGLLMLQDRVPYVLGPRPRFVLDRVEAGGRREVSYRVRSDLRGRYPLGPLQLRLTDPFGMCELTRSFSTYDTLTVIPRVDALPPVRLTGEARGYGEGRNRSMALAGEDDVIPRGYRYGDDLRRVHWRSTARYGELMVRREEQPERARCTVLLDTRGIAYLGAGPDSAFEWAVSGAASVLVHMLERGFSVRLLTDTGNSVPGEGAEGFAGANQGSADAAGLMMDTLAVIDHSDGTDISRAYDVLRGGGEGLLMAFFGDLDEEQAAVAAKMRQRSGGAVAFVLDSETWVREPHDVPGPEDPGEESLRMLREAGWTAVRVPRGVALSELWRQADRERSGLGALSGREGRS, from the coding sequence ATGAGCGCAGGGGCGCCGGGACACCAGGAGGACGACCAGGGCGACAAGGGCGGGGTGCGCACGGCGCTGGCCGGTCTCACCACCCGCGGGCGCTCCTTCCTGGCCGCCGGGGTCGCCGCCGCCATCTGCGCGTACGTCCTGGGGCAGAGCGATCTGCTCCGGGTGGGCCTTCTGCTCTCCGTGCTGCCGCTGGTCTGCGCGACCGTCCTGTACCGCACGCGCTACCGGGTGGCCGGCAGCCGCCGGCTCTCCCCCGCGCGCGTGCCCGCCGCCGCCGAGGCCCGCGTCCATCTCCGGATGGACAACGTCTCGCGGCTGCCCACGGGCCTGCTGATGCTCCAGGACCGGGTGCCGTACGTGCTCGGTCCGCGCCCCCGGTTCGTCCTGGACCGGGTGGAGGCGGGCGGACGCCGCGAGGTGTCCTACCGTGTCCGCTCCGACCTGCGGGGCCGCTATCCGCTGGGCCCGCTGCAGCTGCGCCTGACCGACCCGTTCGGCATGTGCGAGCTGACCCGCTCCTTCTCCACGTACGACACCCTGACGGTGATCCCGCGCGTGGACGCGCTGCCGCCGGTACGGCTCACCGGCGAGGCCAGGGGGTACGGCGAGGGACGGAACCGCTCGATGGCGCTGGCCGGCGAGGACGACGTGATCCCGCGCGGGTACCGCTACGGCGACGACCTGCGCCGCGTGCACTGGCGCTCCACCGCCCGCTACGGCGAGCTGATGGTGCGCCGCGAGGAACAGCCGGAGCGGGCCCGCTGCACGGTGCTCCTCGACACCCGGGGCATCGCCTACCTGGGCGCGGGCCCGGACTCGGCCTTCGAGTGGGCGGTGTCGGGCGCCGCGTCCGTCCTGGTCCACATGCTCGAACGGGGCTTCTCCGTACGGCTGCTGACGGACACGGGCAACTCCGTGCCCGGCGAGGGCGCCGAGGGTTTCGCCGGCGCCAACCAGGGGTCCGCCGACGCGGCCGGACTGATGATGGACACGCTCGCGGTGATCGACCACTCGGACGGCACGGACATCTCCCGTGCGTACGACGTGCTGCGCGGAGGCGGTGAGGGGCTGCTGATGGCGTTCTTCGGCGACCTCGACGAGGAACAGGCCGCGGTTGCCGCCAAGATGCGGCAGCGCAGCGGCGGGGCGGTCGCCTTCGTACTGGACAGTGAGACCTGGGTGCGGGAACCCCACGATGTGCCGGGTCCCGAGGACCCGGGCGAGGAGTCGCTGCGCATGCTGCGCGAGGCGGGCTGGACGGCGGTGCGGGTACCCAGAGGAGTCGCGCTGAGCGAGCTGTGGCGCCAGGCGGACCGGGAGCGTTCCGGTCTCGGTGCCCTCAGCGGCAGGGAGGGACGGTCATGA
- a CDS encoding transglutaminase TgpA family protein → MSGRARLALCAWVATLLTASAMLPLVDDLSWLLQVAILLGIQTIVGAGARRVPLAWPLTVAAQLLVTLVLLTLVFAREQAFFGLIPGPETFQQFGTLLQTGTDDVGRYAIPAPLSDGIRLMLVGGALLIGLAVDTLAVTFRSAAPAGLPLLALYSVAAGLSDGSGGWVWFLLAAAGYLMLLLAEGRDRLSQWGRVFGGGPRAPGEQSAGGAIAPVRTGWRIGAAALGVALFVPLALPSLDGGLLSAAGSGVGSGSGGGGTISAVNPLVSLRDSLNVDEDRQVMSVRNSSEDTQDLYLRIVALDTFDGTAWKPSQRHIEDVPKTFPNPLGLGADVRRTEITTTIAAADWYAQDWLPMPYPATGVKIDGSWRFEPVGRTLVGDHGQNTRGARYTVTSLDVQPTAEQLAEAPKPDPALVREFTQVPESLPAIVARTAREVTAGSVNSYEQAVKLQDYFAVSGGFRYDTQVQVGSGSNAIARFLRDKEGFCVHFSFAMASMARTLGIPARVAVGFAPGTPQPDGTVSVGLRDAHAWPELYFEGVGWTRFEPTPTRGSVPEYTQSQTPGSDIPNPDVPSRNASVAPSDSASASETCTAAQRRLDGGCASESAEAALDQNDDSDWWLAPLGWTLGALALLALLLSPMLWRLRIRAVRLGAHGRGDADATVHALSVWQELTDSAWDFGISPEESQTPRKAAARIVRLGRLDPSAADAVHRVADAVEQVLYAPRPRPTAGLAEDVRRATEALRTTVGRGTKLRAMFVPRSTIRVVWAVSAGWAELSARALAARPALRKPWGQHG, encoded by the coding sequence ATGAGCGGGCGCGCACGACTGGCGCTGTGCGCCTGGGTGGCCACCCTCCTGACAGCGAGCGCCATGCTGCCGCTGGTCGACGACTTGAGCTGGCTGCTCCAGGTGGCCATCCTGCTGGGCATACAGACGATCGTGGGCGCGGGCGCCCGGCGGGTTCCGCTGGCCTGGCCGCTGACGGTGGCGGCACAGCTCCTCGTCACCCTCGTCCTGCTGACCCTGGTCTTCGCCCGGGAGCAGGCGTTCTTCGGTCTGATTCCCGGCCCCGAAACCTTCCAGCAGTTCGGCACGCTGCTCCAGACCGGCACGGACGACGTGGGGCGGTACGCCATCCCGGCGCCGCTCTCCGACGGCATACGGCTGATGCTGGTCGGCGGCGCCCTGCTGATCGGGCTAGCGGTGGACACCCTCGCGGTGACGTTCCGCAGCGCGGCTCCGGCCGGTTTGCCGCTGCTCGCCCTGTACTCGGTCGCCGCCGGGCTCTCCGACGGCAGCGGCGGCTGGGTGTGGTTCCTGCTGGCCGCGGCCGGCTATCTGATGCTGCTCCTGGCCGAGGGCCGCGACCGGCTCTCCCAGTGGGGCCGGGTCTTCGGAGGCGGGCCGCGCGCCCCGGGCGAGCAGTCGGCCGGCGGTGCGATCGCCCCCGTCCGCACGGGGTGGCGGATCGGCGCGGCCGCGCTGGGCGTGGCTCTGTTCGTACCGCTGGCGCTGCCCTCGCTCGACGGCGGGCTGTTGAGCGCCGCGGGCAGCGGTGTGGGGTCGGGCAGCGGAGGCGGCGGCACGATCTCCGCCGTGAACCCGCTGGTGTCGCTGCGCGACAGTCTGAACGTGGACGAGGACCGCCAGGTCATGTCCGTGCGCAACAGCAGCGAGGACACCCAGGACCTGTATCTGCGGATCGTTGCGCTCGACACCTTCGACGGCACCGCGTGGAAGCCGTCCCAACGGCACATCGAGGACGTACCGAAGACGTTCCCGAACCCGCTCGGCCTGGGGGCCGACGTGCGGCGCACCGAGATCACGACCACCATCGCGGCGGCGGACTGGTACGCCCAGGACTGGCTGCCGATGCCGTACCCCGCGACCGGTGTGAAGATCGACGGCAGTTGGCGCTTCGAGCCTGTGGGCCGCACCCTCGTCGGTGACCACGGCCAGAACACGCGCGGCGCGCGGTACACGGTGACGAGCCTGGACGTGCAGCCGACCGCGGAGCAGCTCGCCGAGGCTCCGAAGCCGGACCCGGCGCTGGTGCGTGAGTTCACCCAGGTCCCGGAGTCGCTGCCGGCGATCGTGGCGCGCACCGCGCGCGAGGTCACCGCCGGCTCGGTCAACTCCTACGAGCAGGCGGTCAAGCTGCAGGACTACTTCGCGGTGAGCGGCGGCTTCCGGTACGACACCCAGGTGCAGGTCGGAAGCGGTTCCAACGCGATCGCGCGGTTCCTGAGGGACAAGGAGGGCTTCTGCGTCCACTTCTCCTTCGCGATGGCCTCGATGGCGCGCACGCTGGGCATCCCGGCTCGGGTCGCGGTGGGCTTCGCTCCGGGCACCCCGCAGCCGGACGGCACGGTCTCGGTTGGGCTGCGCGACGCGCACGCCTGGCCGGAGCTGTACTTCGAGGGCGTCGGCTGGACCCGTTTCGAGCCGACCCCGACCCGCGGTTCGGTGCCCGAGTACACGCAGTCCCAGACGCCGGGCAGCGACATCCCGAACCCGGACGTGCCGTCCCGGAACGCCTCCGTGGCACCCTCGGACTCCGCCTCGGCGAGCGAGACCTGCACGGCGGCGCAGCGACGGCTGGACGGCGGGTGCGCGAGCGAGTCCGCGGAGGCCGCGCTGGACCAGAACGACGACAGTGACTGGTGGTTGGCACCACTGGGCTGGACGCTGGGCGCGCTCGCCCTGCTGGCTCTTCTGCTGTCGCCGATGCTGTGGCGGCTGCGGATCCGGGCCGTACGGCTCGGGGCGCACGGCCGCGGTGACGCCGACGCGACGGTCCACGCGCTGTCCGTCTGGCAGGAACTGACCGACAGCGCCTGGGACTTCGGCATCAGTCCGGAGGAGTCGCAGACGCCCCGCAAGGCGGCTGCCCGGATCGTGCGCCTCGGCCGTCTCGATCCCTCGGCGGCGGACGCCGTGCACCGGGTGGCGGACGCCGTGGAGCAGGTCCTGTACGCACCCCGTCCTCGTCCGACTGCGGGGCTCGCGGAGGACGTGCGCCGGGCGACCGAGGCACTGCGTACCACGGTGGGCCGGGGCACGAAACTGCGCGCGATGTTCGTCCCGCGTTCGACCATCCGTGTGGTGTGGGCAGTGTCGGCAGGCTGGGCCGAGCTCAGCGCACGCGCTCTGGCCGCCAGGCCGGCCCTCCGCAAGCCGTGGGGCCAGCACGGCTGA